A genome region from Primulina eburnea isolate SZY01 chromosome 9, ASM2296580v1, whole genome shotgun sequence includes the following:
- the LOC140841957 gene encoding protein BYPASS1-LIKE-like has protein sequence MPSSNNHGSPMPFASFRRPILTIGSEQVHSEMNHDSCAQNLDTFQRQVFTRFHDISVVDANELLSISWICKLLDVFSSCQDHFQVVLSNNRGHLLKPPADRLATEFFDRAIKALDIFNASRDGIEKIRIWQKHLEIVLCALDTRQRILGEAHFRRARKALMDLALVMIDEKDTGSIFSHRNRSFGRKGKDSHHHRSSRHTRSLSWSVPHNWSASKQLQLIANNLIPPRGNEIEATDGLATLFFTMSFILMFVLWVLVLAIPCQDRGVQIHFTIPRNFPWSTPFLLLHSRIMDESKKKDRRSSNGLLKEIHQIEKNVHQITILVDSAQFPLSEEVKEEVRANGCELLLVCEACKNGLDPLQRQMRDVFRKIIKFHTEGLEALGKATEP, from the coding sequence ATGCCTTCTTCAAACAATCATGGCTCCCCTATGCCTTTTGCCTCGTTTCGCCGTCCAATTTTGACTATTGGAAGTGAACAGGTTCATTCAGAAATGAACCATGATTCCTGTGCTCAAAATCTTGATACATTTCAAAGGCAAGTTTTTACCCGGTTTCACGATATTTCAGTGGTTGATGCTAATGAACTTCTTTCTATTTCATGGATATGCAAGCTTTTAGATGTCTTTTCTAGCTGCCAGGATCATTTTCAAGTCGTATTGTCGAACAATAGAGGGCATCTCTTAAAGCCACCAGCAGATAGGCTTGCTACTGAATTCTTTGACAGGGCGATCAAAGCACTCGATATTTTCAATGCATCTCGTGATGGTATTGAGAAGATTCGAATATGGCAGAAACATTTGGAGATTGTTTTATGTGCTCTGGATACCCGACAGAGGATTTTAGGTGAAGCCCATTTTCGGCGAGCAAGAAAAGCCTTGATGGATTTGGCACTCGTGATGATAGACGAAAAGGATACAGGTTCTATATTTTCTCACCGGAACAGATCTTTTGGACGTAAGGGTAAGGATAGTCATCATCACCGTTCATCGAGGCACACACGATCTCTATCTTGGAGTGTACCTCATAATTGGTCAGCCTCAAAACAACTCCAGTTAATCGCAAACAACTTAATCCCTCCTCGTGGAAATGAAATAGAAGCTACAGATGGTCTGGCCACACTTTTCTTTACGATGAGTTTTATTCTAATGTTCGTCTTATGGGTCCTTGTTTTGGCAATCCCTTGTCAAGACCGAGGCGTGCAGATTCATTTCACAATCCCTCGTAATTTTCCATGGAGCACACCATTTCTCTTGCTTCATAGTCGAATCATGGACGAATCAAAGAAAAAGGATCGTCGCAGCTCAAATGGTTTGCTAAAGGAAATACATCAAATCGAAAAGAACGTGCATCAGATCACCATCTTGGTGGATTCTGCTCAATTCCCTTTATCAGAGGAAGTGAAAGAAGAAGTCAGAGCAAACGGGTGCGAATTATTGTTAGTATGCGAAGCTTGTAAGAACGGATTGGATCCGTTGCAACGCCAGATGAGGGACGTCTTTCGAAAAATTATAAAGTTTCACACAGAAGGTCTCGAGGCCTTGGGCAAGGCTACTGAGCCTTGA
- the LOC140841958 gene encoding uncharacterized protein codes for MIIMQFLAQRVFIPKVVSTVLFHGHSSIEPSYAAASTIWFTKVVCTILVNHSQSLSVFDCDYFRKNLNPLIALGVIHHLSYGLKDPGSAFRFFQYLRINLNIIHSESSFDLLLRSLCHMGLHDSAKLVYGYMKTDGFFPQNSTLDFLVSSFTNAGRFKIAEEILIAKAESCSEKGEIVSSFVYNNFLSLLVGKNRLDEAVSFFKGHILRLQSFCPDTCSFNIVMRGLCRVGKVEDAFEFFSAMESFGCLPDLITYNTLVNGLCRVGNVDRAQLLLREVELHREFSPDVVTYTSVISGYCKSGSMEKAVTLFDEMIQRGTRPNLFTFNIIIDGFSKKGDSDSALMMYERMLNGGLKPDVVTFTSIIDSHCRTGDLDKSMKLWDEMNKRQVSPNAYTFSIQINALCKANRLNESRDLLRQMNFRKDIIPSPFIYNPVIDGFCKAGNLDEANAIVAEMEAKGCVHDKMTFTILILGHCMKGRTFEAIDIYKKMLSVGCAPDNITMSSLTSCLRKAGMASEANEIELSASNNANTGLSSLEKTTHLMSNMNIPVAV; via the coding sequence ATGATAATAATGCAATTTTTGGCTCAAAGGGTTTTCATTCCCAAGGTTGTATCCACGGTTTTGTTCCACGGTCACTCCTCCATAGAGCCATCCTACGCTGCTGCGTCAACTATCTGGTTTACTAAAGTTGTATGCACTATTTTGGTTAACCACTCTCAGTCCCTTTCTGTTTTTGACTGTGATTATTTTCGCAAAAATTTGAATCCGCTCATAGCTCTTGGCGTAATTCATCATTTAAGCTATGGACTGAAAGACCCAGGTTCGGCATTTAGATTTTTTCAGTATTTGAGGATTAACCTGAATATCATTCATTCGGAATCCAGTTTTGATTTGCTTTTGAGGTCACTTTGTCACATGGGTCTTCATGATTCCGCTAAATTAGTGTATGGGTACATGAAAACTGATGGATTTTTTCCCCAAAACTCAACTTTGGATTTTTTAGTTTCGTCCTTCACGAATGCTGGGAGATTTAAGATTGCAGAAGAAATTTTGATCGCAAAAGCTGAATCTTGTAGTGAGAAAGGGGAAATAGTTAGCTCCTTTGTATATAACAATTTTTTGAGCTTGTTAGTAGGTAAAAATCGGTTAGACGAGGCAGTTAGTTTCTTCAAAGGTCATATATTGAGGTTACAGAGCTTTTGCCCTGACACTTGTAGTTTTAACATAGTAATGCGAGGATTGTGCCGAGTTGGGAAAGTCGAGGACGCATTTGAATTTTTTAGTGCCATGGAAAGTTTTGGTTGTCTCCCGGACCTTATTACTTATAATACCCTCGTTAATGGGTTGTGTAGAGTTGGTAATGTTGACAGAGCTCAGTTGCTACTGAGAGAAGTTGAATTACATCGGGAGTTTTCACCGGACGTCGTGACTTACACATCAGTTATATCTGGCTATTGCAAATCAGGTAGCATGGAGAAAGCTGTAACTCTTTTTGATGAGATGATTCAGCGTGGTACTAGACCAAACTTGTTCAcgtttaatattattattgatgGTTTTAGCAAAAAGGGTGATTCAGACTCTGCATTAATGATGTATGAAAGGATGCTCAATGGTGGCCTTAAACCTGATGTTGTGACGTTCACCTCTATTATTGATAGTCATTGTAGGACTGGAGATTTAGACAAAAGCATGAAGCTCTGGGATGAGATGAATAAGCGTCAGGTGTCTCCTAACGCATATACATTTTCCATTCAAATTAATGCTCTGTGTAAGGCAAATAGATTAAACGAATCTCGTGATTTATTAAGACAGATGAACTTTAGAAAAGACATTATTCCCTCACCGTTTATTTATAACCCCGTGATTGATGGGTTTTGTAAAGCTGGCAACCTAGATGAGGCGAATGCCATTGTTGCAGAAATGGAGGCAAAGGGGTGCGTTCATGATAAGATGACGTTTACCATTCTTATTCTGGGGCATTGTATGAAAGGGAGAACGTTTGAAGCTATAGACATATATAAAAAGATGTTGTCAGTGGGTTGTGCACCGGACAATATTACCATGAGTTCTTTGACATCTTGCCTCAGAAAGGCTGGTATGGCGAGTGAAGCCAATGAAATAGAGCTATCCGCATCAAACAATGCGAATACAGGTTTATCATCATTAGAAAAAACCACACATTTGATGAGTAACATGAATATTCCAGTGGCTGTTTAG